In Syntrophobacterales bacterium, a genomic segment contains:
- a CDS encoding phage virion morphogenesis protein has product MDDFKITVDIQDKELKDLLTALTKRATDLKPAMKEVGDIVRSSIIRNFEAGGRPERWQPNALSTIMAGRGRSRTYTLKGIVRKPQERKLQKSKVLMRTARLRNSIKHKAYSDRVEIGTNVIYGRIHQLGGKAGSGLKVTIPARPYLMVQDEDWPEIRTAIENYLIDQEDIMQIPVFRTGTHTDSNGNKRTWTEADLDRMVASYDPKRHEAPVVIGHPTDNAPAWGWVEALNRTGDTLYAKPKDLVPEFVDMVKKGMFKKRSISLYGDGTLRHIGFLGALPPAVKGLPDIQFGEGEAITIEFEEHKQHEGGRKMGVMNAIDWIKQQAGKMGVTIADPPESPLGATFSEAELQIKIEAARKEERDKAAQEFSEAGNAREKDIKAREEKIRQREIKAKKDDIAAFCEALQKEGTLTPAMMKVGMGMTNFLESIAAIETTIEFGEGDEKKKQAPIEFMQAFLRGLPKAIEFKEVATGDKDAGAGGDAAKREKLISDFTEKNPKASYKDAVLHVSKEHPELFRD; this is encoded by the coding sequence GTGGACGATTTTAAGATAACTGTTGATATCCAGGACAAGGAGCTTAAGGATCTCCTTACTGCTCTGACCAAAAGGGCAACGGATCTCAAGCCGGCCATGAAGGAAGTAGGCGATATAGTGCGATCCTCCATTATCCGGAACTTTGAGGCAGGCGGCAGGCCGGAGCGATGGCAGCCGAACGCGCTGTCCACGATCATGGCAGGAAGAGGACGATCCAGGACATACACGCTAAAAGGTATAGTCAGAAAGCCCCAGGAACGGAAGCTACAGAAAAGCAAAGTACTGATGCGTACAGCCCGCCTTAGAAACTCCATCAAACATAAGGCCTACAGCGACAGAGTGGAGATTGGCACTAACGTGATATACGGACGCATCCATCAGCTCGGCGGCAAAGCAGGCAGTGGTCTTAAGGTGACGATCCCCGCAAGGCCGTACCTCATGGTACAGGACGAGGACTGGCCGGAGATCAGGACCGCCATAGAAAACTATCTCATCGACCAGGAGGACATAATGCAGATCCCAGTATTCCGGACGGGCACACATACCGATTCTAATGGTAATAAGCGGACATGGACCGAGGCCGATCTCGACCGTATGGTCGCATCCTACGATCCCAAGCGGCACGAAGCGCCTGTTGTCATCGGCCATCCGACCGATAACGCGCCAGCGTGGGGATGGGTAGAGGCTCTAAATCGGACGGGAGATACCCTCTATGCTAAGCCTAAAGATCTGGTCCCGGAGTTTGTCGATATGGTCAAAAAAGGCATGTTCAAGAAGCGCTCTATCAGCCTCTATGGAGACGGAACCCTGCGGCATATAGGTTTTCTGGGGGCGTTGCCCCCGGCGGTAAAGGGCCTGCCAGACATACAGTTCGGAGAAGGTGAAGCAATAACGATTGAATTTGAAGAACACAAACAACACGAAGGAGGTAGAAAGATGGGAGTAATGAACGCAATTGATTGGATTAAGCAACAGGCGGGCAAAATGGGAGTGACCATTGCGGATCCCCCGGAGTCCCCACTTGGAGCGACATTCAGCGAGGCCGAGCTTCAAATCAAAATTGAGGCCGCAAGGAAGGAGGAGCGGGATAAGGCGGCGCAAGAGTTCTCCGAGGCCGGTAATGCCCGAGAGAAGGATATCAAGGCTCGGGAGGAGAAGATCAGACAGCGGGAGATAAAGGCCAAAAAAGATGACATAGCCGCTTTCTGCGAGGCCCTTCAAAAAGAAGGGACGCTAACCCCCGCCATGATGAAAGTAGGCATGGGCATGACCAATTTCTTAGAGTCGATTGCCGCGATTGAGACCACGATAGAGTTCGGAGAGGGTGACGAGAAGAAGAAACAGGCGCCAATAGAATTTATGCAGGCATTCCTCCGAGGTTTGCCCAAGGCCATAGAATTTAAGGAAGTGGCTACGGGTGACAAAGATGCGGGCGCAGGCGGAGACGCCGCGAAGCGGGAGAAACTCATCAGTGATTTTACGGAGAAAAATCCCAAGGCATCGTACAAGGACGCGGTGTTACACGTATCAAAAGAACACCCGGAACTTTTTCGGGACTAA
- a CDS encoding IS607 family transposase, with the protein MERFVGIGEAARALGVSITTLRRWEASGRLTAEHTAGGHRRYDLAKLKPELFHTNNEANRRTIAYARVSSHDQKDDLGRQKQVLELYCARQGWTFEVVSDLGSGMNYHKKGLKRLLEAIIDGHIGRLVITHKDRLLRFGAELVFAICEAKGVEVVILNQGEDTTFEEDLAKDVLEIITVFSARLYGSRSRKNQKLLDGVRQAVEASQC; encoded by the coding sequence GTGGAGAGATTTGTTGGTATAGGAGAAGCCGCCAGGGCGCTTGGCGTGTCGATCACCACGTTACGGCGCTGGGAGGCGTCTGGCCGACTTACCGCTGAACACACGGCAGGCGGTCACCGTCGCTACGATCTGGCAAAACTCAAGCCAGAATTATTTCACACGAATAATGAGGCCAACCGCCGCACCATCGCCTATGCCCGTGTTTCCAGCCATGACCAGAAGGATGATCTTGGGCGTCAAAAGCAAGTACTTGAACTCTACTGTGCTCGTCAGGGCTGGACATTTGAGGTTGTATCCGATCTTGGGTCTGGGATGAATTACCACAAGAAGGGCTTGAAGCGGTTGCTGGAAGCCATCATCGACGGTCATATTGGTCGCCTAGTCATAACACACAAAGATCGGTTGCTGCGTTTTGGCGCTGAATTGGTATTTGCCATCTGCGAAGCCAAAGGCGTGGAAGTGGTGATTTTGAATCAAGGTGAAGATACCACATTTGAAGAAGATCTTGCCAAGGACGTATTGGAGATCATCACCGTATTCTCGGCCCGGCTATATGGCAGCCGCTCACGTAAAAACCAGAAACTGCTTGATGGTGTGCGCCAAGCCGTAGAGGCGTCTCAATGCTAA
- a CDS encoding helix-turn-helix domain containing protein: MRTIDEILDGIIERHGLKNHSALAKFLGVRHSVVSTWRARQTIPYDVLLRYCVNNNLDLIFLLTGIITAERGEEEGKPIGLISSSGPGLYIKDTGYAKLKREIINKDTETSHEYGTTRSAEGVGEKPPHVYGSEKGELRDLVDALVEIMVSDDEITKEAIKGNLIAFRNAIRAGKKVSELENDNRVLKAALHPYDPGTDVEEG, translated from the coding sequence ATGCGAACTATTGATGAGATTCTTGATGGGATTATAGAGCGGCATGGATTAAAGAATCACAGTGCCCTTGCGAAGTTTCTGGGCGTGCGACACAGTGTGGTATCTACTTGGCGAGCGCGTCAAACAATTCCATATGACGTATTGCTGCGCTATTGCGTCAATAATAATCTGGACCTGATCTTTCTGCTTACCGGAATAATCACGGCGGAACGCGGCGAGGAAGAGGGCAAGCCGATCGGTTTAATAAGCTCATCTGGGCCGGGATTATATATAAAAGACACCGGATACGCAAAATTAAAGAGAGAGATTATAAACAAGGACACCGAGACGTCTCACGAGTATGGTACAACCCGCTCCGCTGAAGGCGTAGGCGAAAAGCCGCCCCATGTTTATGGATCTGAAAAAGGTGAACTCAGAGATCTTGTTGATGCCTTGGTGGAAATTATGGTGTCGGACGACGAGATTACTAAAGAGGCAATTAAAGGAAATCTGATAGCGTTTCGAAATGCGATCCGAGCGGGTAAAAAAGTTTCCGAGCTGGAAAATGATAACCGAGTGTTGAAGGCCGCGCTCCATCCCTACGACCCCGGTACCGATGTAGAGGAAGGGTAA
- a CDS encoding transposase, translated as MLTAHKIALNPNNVQRTYLSRAAGTARFAYNWALTEWTRQYEAWKTDNTLPKPSQYALRRRLNAIKGEQFPWMLEVTKNAPQMAIIQLGDAFKNFFAGRAHYPKFRKKGIHDRFSLTNDQFKVAGSRLNIPRLGWVRMFEGLRFTGKIMSATISRLADRWYVSITVDTSIHLPKTENQGAVGVDLGITFLATLSTGETISGPKPHKALLGRLRRFSRSLSRKQKGSANRRKAKQKLARLHYRIANIRKDALHQLTTNLTCRFHTIGIEDLNVRGMEKNRHLARSIADMGFFEFRRQLEYKTAMRGGNVVVADRFFASSKVCSACGNKLDKLPLSVRKWTCPVCGNVHDRDVNAAINLKNMAVSSTVSACGEEGAGLGQKLKVKAASGKQEVNSKPVTGQIRSDSCRFV; from the coding sequence ATGCTAACCGCCCACAAGATCGCGCTCAACCCGAACAACGTGCAGCGCACCTACCTGTCTCGTGCAGCAGGTACGGCTCGCTTTGCCTATAACTGGGCACTTACCGAATGGACACGCCAGTACGAGGCATGGAAAACCGACAACACATTACCCAAGCCGTCACAGTATGCGCTGCGCCGCCGACTCAACGCCATCAAAGGCGAACAGTTTCCGTGGATGCTGGAAGTCACCAAAAATGCGCCGCAGATGGCGATTATCCAGTTGGGCGACGCTTTCAAGAACTTCTTTGCAGGGCGTGCCCATTATCCCAAGTTCCGCAAGAAAGGTATCCATGACAGGTTCAGTCTCACCAATGACCAGTTCAAGGTAGCCGGTTCACGCCTCAATATTCCCCGCTTGGGCTGGGTACGGATGTTTGAAGGCTTGCGATTTACAGGTAAGATCATGTCGGCCACAATCTCCCGTTTAGCTGACCGCTGGTATGTCAGTATCACTGTTGATACTTCCATCCACCTTCCCAAAACCGAAAACCAAGGCGCGGTTGGTGTGGATCTGGGCATAACATTCTTGGCAACACTATCGACGGGAGAGACAATCTCTGGCCCCAAACCTCATAAGGCGCTATTAGGTCGCCTGCGGCGGTTTTCCCGCAGCTTGAGCCGCAAACAGAAGGGATCGGCCAATCGGCGTAAGGCCAAACAGAAGCTGGCAAGGCTGCATTACCGTATCGCCAATATCCGTAAGGACGCCTTGCACCAGCTCACGACCAACCTCACATGTCGGTTCCATACCATAGGTATTGAGGACTTGAACGTGCGGGGCATGGAGAAGAACCGCCATCTTGCCCGTTCCATTGCCGACATGGGGTTCTTCGAGTTCCGCAGACAACTGGAGTATAAGACCGCGATGCGGGGCGGAAATGTAGTTGTTGCTGACAGGTTTTTTGCCAGCAGCAAGGTGTGTTCGGCTTGTGGGAACAAATTAGATAAACTGCCGTTGTCGGTGCGTAAGTGGACGTGTCCGGTCTGCGGTAATGTCCATGATCGTGACGTAAATGCGGCAATCAATTTGAAGAATATGGCGGTGAGTTCCACCGTGTCAGCCTGCGGAGAGGAAGGCGCTGGCCTTGGGCAAAAGCTCAAGGTGAAGGCGGCCTCGGGGAAGCAGGAAGTCAATAGCAAACCCGTCACTGGTCAGATTCGATCAGATTCTTGTAGGTTTGTGTAA
- a CDS encoding regulatory protein GemA produces the protein MTNAPINKGQIKLIKMLQKERDLSDDAYRQLLADHFGVMSCTKLTMRQARNFIDLLSGKRCWTCAPRPKREKISANVTLLASPDQLHMIEDLRHAHSWAFNSIRYNAWLKKRMKFDKVVTSIQATLVIEGLKAMIKAEKHCVCRYNQEA, from the coding sequence ATGACTAACGCCCCCATCAACAAAGGCCAGATCAAGCTTATAAAGATGCTGCAGAAAGAACGCGATCTCTCCGATGACGCATACCGGCAGCTCCTCGCCGATCATTTCGGCGTTATGTCCTGCACGAAACTCACCATGCGTCAGGCTCGGAACTTCATTGATTTACTTTCCGGCAAGCGCTGCTGGACCTGTGCGCCACGACCGAAGCGGGAGAAGATCTCCGCGAACGTGACATTACTCGCTTCCCCCGACCAGCTCCACATGATTGAGGACTTGCGCCATGCCCATAGCTGGGCATTTAACTCCATCCGCTATAACGCATGGCTAAAGAAACGAATGAAATTTGACAAAGTCGTGACATCTATTCAGGCCACCTTGGTCATAGAAGGATTAAAGGCAATGATCAAAGCCGAGAAGCACTGCGTCTGTCGTTATAATCAGGAGGCCTAA
- a CDS encoding AAA family ATPase, giving the protein MANNMVNKVYSAPVEPIILKQLLSDCAINQRVIGDLTGLARTTINITVNRGYIPSRTPEFKKTVEKFVADNTQAACWLATQGFSVADIWKPLGKLNYRVHPSDTTDKIRAGIKRATAALKPGDPEQITIQWEVEMLDQETMRCFKIFRNPFIDDILKDGDIYMSEEHRYIEAAMLDAAHHSGFLAVIGEVGSGKSVIRRKVVGQLRKDGNTLVIYPQIIDKTRLTAASICDAIIMDISEQKPKVKLEQKTRQVQDLLLERSKQNFRSVLIVEEAHDLSPATLKYLKRFYELEDGYRKLLGIILVGQVELKKYFNESTHVDMREVIRRIQTAEVRGLNGNIGDYLNLKFRRIGAKLDDIFEPDAITALSRRLTVSDQGNKKISHAYPLVVNNYAAKAMNAACEMGEEKVTAAVVEAI; this is encoded by the coding sequence ATGGCAAATAACATGGTCAACAAAGTATACTCGGCGCCCGTCGAGCCAATCATTCTCAAACAACTCCTCTCGGACTGCGCTATTAATCAGCGGGTGATAGGGGATTTGACGGGTCTTGCCCGGACGACCATCAACATTACGGTCAATCGGGGCTACATACCGAGCAGGACGCCGGAGTTCAAAAAAACGGTGGAGAAGTTCGTAGCGGATAATACTCAAGCTGCCTGCTGGCTCGCAACCCAGGGGTTTTCAGTGGCAGATATCTGGAAACCTTTAGGAAAGCTCAATTACCGGGTTCACCCGTCTGATACGACGGATAAGATACGGGCCGGAATAAAAAGGGCCACAGCGGCACTCAAGCCAGGCGATCCGGAGCAGATCACAATTCAATGGGAGGTGGAAATGCTGGATCAGGAAACGATGCGATGCTTCAAAATCTTCAGAAATCCCTTTATAGACGACATTCTAAAGGACGGCGATATCTACATGAGTGAGGAACACCGTTACATTGAGGCGGCGATGCTAGACGCTGCCCACCATAGCGGGTTTCTGGCCGTCATTGGCGAGGTGGGATCAGGTAAGTCCGTCATACGCCGGAAAGTAGTAGGGCAGTTGCGAAAAGACGGCAACACCCTCGTCATCTACCCGCAGATAATCGACAAGACCCGGCTCACGGCGGCGAGCATCTGCGACGCAATCATCATGGATATATCGGAACAGAAGCCGAAGGTGAAGCTGGAACAAAAGACGCGTCAGGTTCAGGACCTTCTTCTTGAACGCTCCAAGCAGAACTTCAGATCAGTTCTCATTGTTGAAGAAGCTCACGATCTTAGTCCTGCGACGCTCAAGTATCTGAAAAGGTTCTACGAGCTTGAGGACGGGTACAGAAAGCTCTTGGGTATTATACTCGTCGGTCAGGTAGAGCTGAAAAAATACTTCAACGAGTCGACCCATGTCGACATGCGCGAGGTGATTAGGAGAATACAGACCGCCGAGGTCCGCGGCTTAAACGGCAACATAGGCGACTACTTAAATCTCAAGTTCCGACGCATCGGCGCGAAGCTCGACGACATCTTTGAGCCTGACGCAATAACAGCCCTGTCCCGGCGTCTCACGGTAAGCGATCAGGGAAACAAGAAAATCAGTCACGCTTACCCTCTGGTCGTAAATAACTACGCGGCCAAGGCGATGAACGCGGCCTGCGAGATGGGCGAGGAGAAAGTCACTGCAGCGGTGGTGGAGGCAATATGA
- a CDS encoding DUF2190 family protein yields MIGQTSGIEKSVNAGAAITAYTIGKFGANDNTMIPATSNADLMFGVFQHDAGNGSEVRVMLTGISRLKIGAGGIVRGSPVTADASGQGVAITGAAGTNVQSIGIAMATGNAGDIVPVLIAPSRPQQ; encoded by the coding sequence ATGATAGGACAAACATCAGGCATTGAAAAATCGGTTAACGCAGGGGCGGCGATCACCGCCTATACCATCGGTAAATTTGGCGCAAACGACAATACCATGATCCCCGCTACTTCAAATGCGGACCTCATGTTCGGCGTCTTTCAGCACGACGCGGGGAATGGCTCGGAGGTGCGCGTAATGCTAACCGGCATATCTCGACTAAAGATCGGCGCTGGGGGTATTGTCAGGGGATCACCTGTCACGGCGGACGCGTCCGGACAGGGTGTTGCCATAACAGGCGCGGCTGGTACCAACGTACAAAGTATAGGTATCGCCATGGCGACCGGGAATGCGGGCGACATTGTCCCTGTCCTTATCGCACCGTCGAGACCGCAGCAGTAA
- a CDS encoding DUF935 domain-containing protein, giving the protein MPETPKLTTDEIATTEKDIFQDYMGKGQINPDKVLRRESGGSGIELYEDLLRDDQVGSNLQTRALAVVGKEWDVTPASDKRIDQRIADYVKEVLLACNYDDARKTLLSGIVLGYKVSEVMWEYSEGQVWIKEIIGKASRRFTFDLERNLRLLTVRDMFEGEAVPPCKFIVYANASDNGSPFGDGLGRSLYWPVWFKKNGVKFWMTFADKFASPTTIVKYPPGTPKEQQHDLLWAADAIQQESSIAIPNNVVIELLEATRSGTVNAYESLCNFMNASISKVILGQTLTTEIGSKGSYAASQTHNTVREDYIKADADSLSAALNSQLVRWIVDYNFSGVTKYPKVWIRTSPDKDLKLLAERDKILADMCVPIGTKYFYDTYNIPKPDDGEELINPPASDNPSKNQDGSSFSEGSAFAGLIAAQKDIDALADDALKKGAIGFGSLQGIVDSAESYDDLQTKLGEAYAGIDMERFREVLAQAIFMADLKGRSLE; this is encoded by the coding sequence ATGCCTGAAACCCCTAAACTCACCACCGACGAGATTGCAACAACCGAAAAAGACATTTTTCAGGATTATATGGGCAAGGGCCAGATTAATCCGGATAAGGTCCTAAGGCGAGAATCGGGCGGCAGTGGTATAGAGCTATATGAGGATCTGCTCCGTGACGATCAGGTAGGGTCTAATCTGCAGACTCGCGCCCTTGCCGTGGTTGGCAAAGAATGGGACGTAACGCCAGCCAGCGATAAAAGGATAGACCAAAGAATAGCCGATTATGTAAAAGAGGTTTTACTCGCATGCAATTACGACGACGCGAGGAAGACCCTTCTCTCCGGTATCGTCCTTGGTTATAAAGTCTCGGAGGTGATGTGGGAGTACTCAGAAGGTCAGGTCTGGATTAAAGAGATTATAGGCAAGGCGTCGAGGCGCTTTACGTTTGATCTTGAGCGCAACTTGAGGCTCCTCACAGTCCGGGACATGTTCGAGGGCGAGGCGGTACCGCCCTGTAAATTTATTGTCTATGCCAACGCGTCTGATAACGGCTCGCCCTTCGGTGATGGTCTGGGCAGATCCCTCTATTGGCCCGTGTGGTTTAAAAAAAATGGCGTCAAATTTTGGATGACCTTTGCCGATAAATTTGCCAGCCCCACCACCATCGTAAAATACCCGCCCGGCACACCAAAGGAGCAGCAGCATGATCTTCTATGGGCCGCAGACGCCATCCAGCAAGAATCGTCCATCGCGATACCAAATAACGTAGTAATTGAACTCCTTGAGGCAACACGTTCAGGCACGGTCAACGCCTACGAGAGTCTATGTAATTTTATGAACGCTTCCATCTCCAAGGTCATACTCGGTCAGACATTAACGACCGAGATCGGCAGCAAAGGCAGCTACGCAGCCTCTCAAACCCATAATACCGTCCGCGAGGATTACATCAAGGCGGACGCGGACAGCCTGTCAGCGGCCCTTAACAGTCAGTTGGTGCGCTGGATCGTGGATTATAACTTTTCGGGCGTAACCAAGTACCCCAAAGTATGGATCAGGACCAGCCCGGATAAGGATTTAAAGTTACTCGCGGAGCGAGACAAGATACTCGCGGACATGTGCGTCCCCATAGGGACTAAGTATTTCTACGACACATATAACATTCCCAAGCCCGATGACGGCGAGGAGCTGATAAACCCACCCGCTTCGGACAACCCTTCAAAAAACCAGGACGGCTCCTCTTTCTCCGAAGGGTCGGCGTTTGCCGGACTCATCGCCGCGCAAAAGGATATAGACGCCCTTGCAGACGACGCCCTTAAAAAAGGCGCCATAGGCTTCGGTTCGCTTCAGGGGATAGTCGATTCCGCAGAGTCCTATGACGATCTGCAGACTAAGCTCGGAGAGGCATACGCCGGTATCGATATGGAGCGGTTTCGTGAGGTATTGGCGCAGGCTATTTTTATGGCCGATCTAAAAGGGAGATCTCTCGAATGA
- a CDS encoding helix-turn-helix domain-containing protein — MPEENRYRIDAVWTAAQILREVANSPEPMGMKEVAAILGISENTAYRQCETLAEAGLLERVGAHYGLGTLCMLFWAKSVARLESQREQISRLLTAVRKP; from the coding sequence ATGCCCGAGGAGAACCGCTACAGAATAGATGCAGTCTGGACCGCCGCGCAGATACTCAGAGAGGTCGCAAACTCCCCGGAGCCGATGGGGATGAAGGAAGTAGCAGCTATACTCGGCATATCGGAGAACACCGCCTACCGTCAGTGCGAAACGCTTGCTGAAGCTGGACTCCTTGAGCGGGTAGGCGCACACTACGGGCTTGGCACGCTCTGCATGCTCTTCTGGGCAAAATCGGTGGCAAGGCTCGAATCACAGCGTGAACAGATCAGCAGGCTGCTCACAGCGGTGAGAAAACCATAA
- a CDS encoding host-nuclease inhibitor Gam family protein — protein sequence MTTKKQLIGDCADWQEVDQALRRMGEIDISLSKLEGEMTLRVNEIKADYDIKAEGLIAERNNLEGNITLYAESHKDEFTKVRSKDLTFGVVAYRVVHKVVIKSKKATVAALEALGLDGYLRISKEPDKETMKLLDAGTLAKVGARVKTDDKISVEPNIESIRGKE from the coding sequence ATGACAACAAAAAAGCAGTTGATAGGTGATTGCGCTGATTGGCAGGAAGTAGACCAGGCCCTCCGCCGCATGGGAGAGATTGACATCAGTCTCAGCAAACTGGAAGGTGAGATGACACTCAGGGTTAACGAGATCAAGGCGGACTACGACATAAAGGCCGAAGGTCTCATTGCCGAGCGGAATAATCTTGAAGGAAACATCACGCTCTACGCTGAATCTCACAAAGATGAGTTTACCAAGGTCCGCTCGAAAGACCTCACTTTTGGGGTTGTAGCATACCGGGTCGTCCACAAGGTAGTTATCAAATCGAAAAAAGCCACTGTCGCCGCCCTGGAGGCCTTGGGTCTGGACGGATACCTCCGGATCTCGAAAGAACCGGACAAGGAGACAATGAAGCTCCTTGATGCCGGTACTCTTGCGAAAGTAGGTGCGAGGGTTAAAACGGATGATAAGATCAGCGTCGAACCGAACATTGAGAGTATCAGGGGTAAAGAATGA
- a CDS encoding minor capsid protein — MIDFTLLPFDEAIRFFRDKVPLTPDKYRQLTDEAKAKAFTAAGVARMDVLTDLYTGIDKAIADGTTFADFKKSVKETIEKRGWGGMNPHRLDTIYRTNIQGAYQAGHYAQQTELTGNRPYWQYVAVMDGSVRPLHAIMHRRVMRHDDPWWRENYPPNGFRCRCTVRSLSQRELDREKLNVDKNPIPAADPGFRTNPGEAMGKALTDEQFLRLQSDPKRWTPLIKKTFETYGRPKARDITDYMATSIPLWPRGKKAAEMYKSGMAGQALTDHVGDPLILNDVLIDHLNLDGRERFLPFIADVVQNPYEIWLQAEKEKDTGRIMLRKRYISVIRAGKDRPVLLVAESSRGQWTGYTMLYTDDVGYLDRIRMGILLYGR; from the coding sequence ATGATTGATTTTACGCTCCTTCCCTTCGACGAGGCAATCAGGTTCTTCCGGGACAAAGTACCCCTCACACCGGATAAGTACAGACAGCTCACCGACGAGGCAAAAGCTAAAGCGTTTACGGCGGCTGGCGTTGCCCGTATGGACGTGCTCACCGACCTTTATACCGGTATTGATAAGGCCATAGCGGACGGTACGACATTCGCGGATTTTAAGAAATCAGTTAAAGAAACCATTGAGAAACGCGGGTGGGGCGGCATGAACCCGCACCGCTTAGACACGATCTATCGGACTAACATTCAAGGGGCGTATCAGGCGGGTCATTACGCACAGCAGACCGAACTGACCGGCAATCGTCCTTATTGGCAGTACGTGGCCGTAATGGACGGCAGCGTCAGGCCGCTGCACGCCATAATGCACCGCAGAGTTATGCGCCATGACGATCCCTGGTGGCGTGAGAACTATCCGCCCAACGGCTTTAGGTGCAGGTGCACGGTGAGGAGCTTATCCCAGAGGGAGCTTGACCGGGAGAAGCTTAATGTTGATAAGAATCCGATCCCTGCCGCGGATCCAGGCTTTAGAACCAACCCAGGAGAAGCTATGGGCAAGGCGCTTACCGACGAGCAATTTTTGAGGCTCCAAAGCGATCCAAAACGCTGGACCCCGCTCATCAAAAAAACATTTGAGACCTACGGGCGACCAAAAGCGCGAGATATTACGGACTATATGGCTACATCCATCCCGCTATGGCCCAGAGGTAAAAAAGCGGCCGAGATGTATAAATCCGGGATGGCCGGGCAAGCCCTTACGGACCATGTCGGCGATCCGCTTATACTCAACGATGTGTTGATTGATCACCTTAATCTCGATGGAAGGGAACGGTTTTTGCCCTTCATAGCCGACGTAGTACAAAACCCCTATGAGATATGGCTGCAAGCCGAAAAAGAAAAGGATACGGGCAGGATAATGCTCAGAAAGCGATATATATCCGTTATTCGTGCAGGCAAGGACAGACCTGTTCTTCTCGTCGCGGAGAGCTCCCGGGGTCAATGGACAGGCTATACGATGCTGTACACGGATGACGTCGGATATTTGGATCGAATCAGAATGGGGATTTTGCTCTATGGCAGGTAA